TTTTGTTGTGGTGCCATAATTGTTAGATGAACAGTAGGAGTAGGGGAAATATAGAAGATAATGATTTAGACCTAGTTGGAAGATCTGTTATTTTCTAAAAGGTATTTATGGACTGGACAGCCCAACAGTTTTTGACATTTTATAAAGCCTCTAGCTTTGTGAAACAGTTTTCATGATGGTGGCAGGACAATAAACATAACAGTGTCTAGTAGAATGGAGAAAACATCCTCCCCAAAACAAAAATGGGTGCCTTGAATAAATACACAGGGATGAACATGAAGAAAAAAGACactaaaaattattaaaagaaaCCACCACAGAAAAATATGTATCTCGCTTTCTGTGTTTTTTGACAGGTGGGATATGAATTTGCTCCACGTTTAAGAATAGAAAACAGATAAAAAAATCAGTAGGTGTGCTTCTTCCAGGCCCAGTTATTAGGTAGCCAAAATCTCATGAGCGAGtctaaaaatgggattttttttaatgatcagAATCGGCGCCGGCACTGGAGTTGCTGACTTTCTTGGTttcctatagatgccaacagaCTTGGCAACAGCCTATTTGAATGATCTGCTTTTTCTATCCTACGCTTTTCCCAGGTTAATCATTACTGATGGGGAGTTTACATAAAGCCCCTGAAGATAGTATGTAAAAGTGAAGCGTTAAAATGGCCTGCTTGAAGAGAGGTTACATCAAATTGCTTCTATGCTTTGGCTGGGCCAATATTTTTCTTGTCCAttctgtcaggggcggctctagaaattccgccgccccaagcagggtggcgtgctgcgccgcccttccccgttCCCgaggccggggcagaagtgcctgtggacggtcccgtggtcccgcggctccggtggagcatccgcagggatgcctgcgggagctccgagccgcaggaccagtgcacccgccgcagtcatgcctgcgggagctcaagcagagccgcagGAAgtggggaccctccgcagtcctgcctgcggtaggtccgctcctcccgggagccagccctgcattctGTCAAAGTAAAGTGTCTACACTTTATATgctaactcaggggtgggcaaactatggcctgtgggactgtcttgcccggcccccgagctcctggcctgggaggctaaccccagccccttccccgcagcctcaaCTCACTCGCTCTGCCGCCAGCGCAAAGCTCTGGGCATCTGGGCTGCGAGCAGCGGTggctctacgaatttggccgccccaagcagtcatgcctgcgggaggtccactggagccgcgggccagcgccccctccgcagtcatgcctgcgtgcggcgctggggtctggagccggccctggctgcgagctcctggggcagcgcagctgcagagcccggcctgacccagtctctgtgctgcgtggtggcggcggcagcggcggcagcATGGCCCAGTTCCAGCTGAGTGGCGTGGctgcagtgccaccagccaccggcTAAGACAGCTGAGAGCCGGGAGGGGATCTGCAGGGCATTGTTTAACCAGGAGTGTCATTTCAACTTCATTGTACAAGTATGTCTGCATCACATGATAGActtcatggggtggggaggagatcaAATTTACAGGCTAAATAtatgaagaggggaaaaaatggttaccgATGAGTTCAGCTTTGTGAGTCAATGGCTTCGTGGGCTAGTGAGACCCAGACAAGATGTAGCCTGTCCAGCTGGGAGGAGGATCCATCATCTCTCACCTTCAGTAGCCTCTGCTACAGCTGTCTGTTCTTCCAGGACAAATCAATTGTAGCAGCAAAGGGCAGCCACGTCGGGGGTGAAACATAGCAACTATTCAACAGCCCACTGCAACGCTAGCTGAAAATGAACGGAAGGCAGCAGGTTAACAACTGCACTGCAGTAGGCTGGAGTTAAAGCCATAGTAGGCGTGTGGCATAACTGGGTAGCAGGTGGGTGCCCATCAATAAGGATCAGTAACAGGGCATGGGAGGGGTGGAGAGGCGGCATTGTCCCATTCATGGCTCTGGGCGCCAGCGCTGCGCAGCCTCGGGAGGGCTGCCCTAACCTGTGTAGGGCCAGACCaacccccagcagccccaggaTGGGGGAGGCACCAGCCGCCTCCTCAGGGTCTTATGCCAGGCACCTGTGCAGGGCTGAATCTGGCCCAGCGGCAATTTGGATGCGTGGCTGCTTTGTTATGGCCCTTCCCTGCAGCTGTGCCCGTTCATGGTTCTGCAGCCCAGCTAGCAACGTAAATGTGTGTGGTTGGTGAAGCACTCTGGGATCTTCCAGGGTGGAAGGTGCTATCTCAGAGGCAGATCTGGGTGAGTAGATTGATGTATCTCACTGTGCATAGAGATCACCCCCGCTTTATAATGAGGCAAAACAAAACCCTCCTGGAATACTCCTGGAGTCGGGGGAGAGGGATGAAGTTCAAACCCTGGTTCAGATCTGACATTCACTGCACAGAACCTTCTTGATCtgcaggccagatcttcagctgctgtaaatcagcgcAGCTCTGTACGTCTGTATAGCCAGAGATCCCTAGCTACCGGAATATATTGCTTCCAGCGTGCTTATCTCGCCCCCAGCAATCCATTGACAAACGCAAGTGTCACTCATTCTGCACAAGCTGCGCAGCACGACTTGTGTCAACATCTTCAAAGTGGCAACCACACAGCCTGCTAGCACTTCGCTAACCTTGAAAACCTCTGTGTCTCACATGTCACACAGTGACAACGAGCTGTTATTCAAGATGAGAgcgagacaaagagagagacaacagggctgggggcggcggAGGTGGCAGCTAACTTACCTATTACAGCCAAAAGTGGGCATGcgtttatttttaaactgcacTGGGCTGTATTTATTGTTTCAGCGCAGGGCGGCCTGGGGGATTGTCTTTTGAATTCCTCTTGCAGGAACATCAGGGGCCGTGCAAAGCAACTCCGGTGATGGTGAGTAACGCGAGTGGGCAGCTGCGGGAATGGCAGTCTTCTTTACTAGGCGCATCTCTAGCAATCAGTGAGAGAGAGACGCTTTAGTGCCCTAATGGCACACACATGCCTTATAGCTCCTGGTCTAGGGGTATTTAATTCACTGGTGGCTCACAAATAGCAGCAGCAAAGTGGAGGGTTTTTTCTTCTGGGTTAACTGCTGCCCTGTCTTCAAATCAAGAACTAAACGGAGCTTGCAAGATGGGACTGAGCACTTTTTAAGGTCAAATTGGAAttctttcccctcatccatgTACCTTCTAGGAAGTACATCTCCAGCGCTCTATTTaaatcttattattattattagttgtaTTTTGTAGTACCTAGGAATACCAGACATGGACCCTCTCCATGGGGTCCCTTATGAATctgtgatttttatttaaaaggaaaagatCATAGCAGATCACGCGTGTCGCTAAGGTAGAAAGGATCAGAAGTTCTCAAGAAGGTAGAAACTGTAACACGTGTGTTGAAACATTTCTTCTTTAAACCACAAGAATCAGAATCAACTAAATTCTGGGTTTCATCTTCTTTGATGTAGGAAAGGGCAGATTTTAGAGCGTTTTAATGTGTAGCCATTGCAGTAACATCATTCTTAACAAAAAGTGTGAAACGGTGATAAAGCTCAGAATAGCTACAGCCATTGCATGAAATCTCCGAGATGTGCTTAACTATCTTTTCCACTCCCAGGGGTCCTGAATGTCTATTGTTACAAGTGGAGATTTCTTTGCTTTTACTTCTCAGCCAAATGTCATTTGAACCTCAGCAGACATCACACTGTAGTGTGGCTAGTCATTTTTCACGTCGCTTCCCCACTAATCAATTTGGTGAGAAGCATGAGGAGCCCAAGAAACTGAGCTCTACCCTACCTTGTGAGAAGAAATAATAACTCCCATCACTAAAGAACAGTATGTACTTTACCCCACACTTCTGAGCTGAGAAACAGCGGATCATTTCAAGAACTAAAGTGCACCAATAGGCAGCAGCAGCCCCTAACTATTCATAAAGATTTGGGAATAAATTCAGGGTACTTTAAATTTATTCCACATTGAAAAATACAGTGAGTTACTGATAGCACGCTTGCATTCCCCTAGGCACCCAAGAAAGCTAAGAAGAGGTCAGAGGGAGCTAATTCCAATGTCTTCTCTATGTTCGAACAAACACAGATCCAGGAATTCAAAGAGGTAGGTGGCCTTTGTTGCAATGACCATGAAGGGTAAAGCCAAGAACCACCAATGGGGGTGGTATCGTCAAACTTTTCCTAAATGCTTTTAGCTTCGGCGATGTTGGATTTGGAACAAGAGTCCTAGAAGCTCATTTAAAAGATAACTgctttatttggggggggggggggaaataattcGACTACATAATCAAATATGGAGTCTTCTCTCAACTTCACGATACTGCACCCCCCGCAGAAGAGTGAGTGACAAGACACGCAAGCCAGCAGCACTGTATCATCTGAGCAAATTCTCATTGGCTGAGCTGTGACTATGAGGCAGGGCATTCTTACCGGGAACTGGTTAACCCTTTCCTGGGTGTCACATGGTTACACATTTTCAGGTCTTAAAAGTTACCCAAGGAGTCTCTTTGGACGTGGTGATAACGCGGGGCCTTCTCTAGCTGAGTGTATCCATGTTCTTCCCACTACGATGACCGAGGACAAGGCAGTGGCCAAAACTGAACTCCGGCATGCCGGGGAGCGTGGGAGCCAGTTGGGGCAGGTGACCTCATGCAAGGGAACTCCCCAACCCCTGTGCTCCACAACGCCGTCTCCTGGCTGATtcctccccccgccagccccactcgctggtgccacaggactctttgtcacccTACACAATGTCATCTAACCTTTGGCTGCAGGCAGAGTGGTTAGACAGCTCCAGGCCTACTGGGGAGGCTTCTATTAAACTAGAGAATAGCTACCATGTGGGAGAgaacctctctcccccccacacaacgACTCCTACAGAAGGAATTCTCCTACCTCTAGTGACACCTTAGGGATAATCTCCCACCCCATGGGTCCTGCTCCCTGGCTGAGCTTTTGGACAGGGAGATCTGCTCTCTTCTAGCTGATTGATGGACcttgcagccaatcagagaggcccATCCCCTGCTAGCATTCTCAGTGCATCTTCTCATGTCATTCTCGTGAGCACAGTTGTCAGCTGGGCTCCGAAGACATTACCAATTGATCACATAGGGTGAGGAGGTTGGGTGGAGACACCTGCTCTGGAAGGGGGGCAGTTTTGGGCAGCTGAGTAATGCCTCAGCCCGCGTCACGCAGCCACTCCCAAAGGGGCTCGGAGAGGAGCCTCCAGCCCTGCACCACTGGGGCCCCTGACAAATGGTGCTGAACAAGAGGGGCTCTTTGGGCCCAGTCCTGAACGCTGCTGGAAGGCCTCGCCTCCGCTCCCACTGGCGTAAATCACTGCGAGAGGCAGGTGCAGGTACAGCTGTGAACAAACGCCGTTAAAGCCGTGGCTTATGTCCCTTGACACACCACAGTTCCTAGCCAGAGGGAGCAATATTACACTCTGGGGGAGCTGTGGGTTATTGTTCATCATGCTGCCATTCCCCTTTCTCCCCTTTCCAGGCATTCACCATCATGGATCAGAACCGGGACGGCTTTATTGACAAGGCAGATCTGAGAGATACGTTTGCTGCAGTGGGTAAGCCTGCACCTTAGaacacccctccttccccccagaaaaGGCTTTGATTGTGTTAGACTAATTATTAGAGGAGAAGTCAACGACTCTGCTTTCCATTTCATTCAATCCCTGGTTAATTGGATCTTCCATTTCCTCTGCTCAAAACCATGGGACCCAAAATCATTTCTATTACAAAGAGCAGAATGTTTTACCTTCAGAACATTTTTGATCAGTGTGGATCATTTTTTAGGCTGACGTTGTTAAATAATTTAGGTCCTGGCTAGAGAAAATGGTTATTAAATTAATTAGGGCCCAATTCCGCCAGCCTTACTGCTGCTGAGTAATAAGTTACTCTATGAGTAGTCTTGCTGGATTACGTGATCTATGAGAATTATGTACCTCCTTGGAGAAACATAAGGCCTGGTGTGACAGATCCAAAGAGGATCAGGCTCTGTTTTTGTAGCTCTATGGATGACAATATGCAGATGTTTGGTTCTGTTCATTTTACTGACAAAATGTAGGTGGGAACTAATTCAACAAGTATCATGGTGGAGTTCTGTGATGTTCCCTAGACTCATAGAAATCAGCGCTGGAAATGCCTCAGTCAGTGCAGGATTCTTCCCTATGAtacattttctagtgctttgtctgGTCCAGTTCTCTTTCTCTCCAAGGATGGAGCGTCTACCACTTCCCTGGGGAGACTATTCCCATGGTAAAAAATGCACCTTTTCTATGTCTTTTAACTCATCCATAGGCTCGGTTGTGTATAAAGTGGGCTCATGTACCTTGAGATCTGCATAAAGTTTAATCCCAGGTGATTTGTCTTTTTGTTTCTCGTCTAGGTCGTTTGAATGTAAAAAATGAAGAACTCGATGAAATGATAAAGGAGGCTCCTGGACCAATTAACTTCACCGTATTCCTGAGCATGTTTGGAGAAAAGCTCAAGGGTGAGATGAGGAAGGGGGacgaaatgagtggaaggatggtCCGGTGGCTGTAACAGCGCTTGTGGGGGCAAGAGATCTGGGCTGTATACCTGGgctgtgccacagactccctgtgtgacttgggcaagtcacttaacccttCTGGGCCACAGTGGCCCATGTGTAAAGCAGGGAtaatgcccctgccctgcctcacaaggGCTGCTAAGACTTAGCGTGTTGAGCTCCTCCAAGGGAAGGTGCTAGGAAAGGGCAATGTACATTAAAGCATAAAGCAGCTTTATATGCAGTTGCTCcccaagagcctgatcctgcgCTCAGTGGGCACTTTTGCCTGTATTTAAGGGGGCTTTGGCTCAGGGCCTAGGAGTCAAATCACCCTCTTCCCCCCAGACAAGTACAGAAGGTGAAAACGTCCCAGAGCCATTCCCTGGGGTTTCTCCTGCATCCTTCTCTCAGCCTGGTGGGGCAGACAATGGCAAAGACAGGGTGATGGGGTGTTGCCAGTCAAAGGCTCATACACGGGATCTCCCCAGCAATCTGTGCACCTAGGTGTAATGTACACAGCAATTGCTTCTATTCATTTTCAGCCTCCTCTATACTAcactattcccagttctgcccctAGCCAAGgttgggtgaccttgagcaagtcgccgctgctctgtgcctcagtttccccatctgtccaatagCGATAGCAATGCTTCCATCTTTGGGAAGCACCCCGGGGCCTCCAGATGAGACACGCTCGCTAACAGCTGCCCACGCCACTAGTGCCCCACGCTTCGGTGCCACAGACTCCAGGCGTGCTGATGTGAACTATTGTGGCTATTTGCTGCCTAAGTCCTGACAGGTTTTCAGGAGAGGATGTTCCCTAGAGCAGCAGCTTGTCTGTGACTCTGAGTCCCTCCCGCCCAGCAGCCACATCCCCTCACCCATTGTGCAACCTGAGCTATGTGACCTCGGTGCAGAATtccttaaggccacagagcccctGGCTCCTCTGAGACTGCCATGCTATAAATACACTGGGTAGATTAGCTAGATATTGGGAGCGGGGAGAGGCAACATGAATGTGCATCTGTTCCTCTCTATGCCATGGTGGTCCTGAAAGCAGGGGGTGAGTAGAGATACGTCAGCCGTTGCTGTGCATGGTGGTGGCAGGACAGGGCACACTGATCTGCAGACGCCTCCCTGCAGGGAATGAGCTTTCTCGCCCACACAGCCTCTGTTTCCCAGGCGATGTCACAGGATCTGCCATCCCCCTCCCCAAAGGGAATGCTACTCTCCGGCGCTGCCCGCTGCAGGGACAATCCCTGCTCCGTGCCAGCAGCGATTGCGTGTGCTCCCCGTTGCAGGTGCTGATCCAGAGGAGACGATCCTGAATGCGTTCAAGGTGTTTGACCCCGAGGGCAAAGGCCTGAAATCTGACTAGTAAGTGCAGAGCAGCGATTGGGGTGTGcatggggccggggtggggagagCTGCTCTGGTTTCCTCACACCGTCCCTCCCTCATTCTGACAACATGCTCTTTCATTTGCAGCATTAAAGAAATGCTGATGACACAGGGAGAGAGGTTCTCCCAGGAAGAGGTATGCATAGGGCTCCTTTTCACCTCCATCCTTATACAGGGTGCACCATTCAGCAATGCCTAGCACTGATCTGTTTACTGCGCAGGCATGGAAAGCAGGCTCAGGCTGTAACAGGTCGGCTTACCGTTCCAGCGTAGAGCACaggtccgtgcctcagtttccttgctgtgcctcagtttccacattgGTCTGCAGTCTCCCTTTTGTGGCTGGGTGAACtagtgctttgggcagggggatGAAGCAAGAGCCCTCCCTTATGGGGCAGTCACAAGAGTTCAAATGAAACAGTCCTTCCCCTGCCCTGGACTGAACAGTGCCTCAGTGCTTCCCACAGAGGATTCTCCTCACCTCATGGGGATGGCAGGGGAGCCCATGCCCGGCCTCTACGCTGGGACCCAGCCCTGGGACCCTGCTGCAACCCCAAGATCATCCTGCGACACAATTCCCACTGCCACTTCCTACCACTACccatacaaattctctccagggCTCACCAAAAAGTCTTCTACAGCCCATTTCTTACCTCTGCTCAGGGTCCTCTCACTGTTCCCCGCAgcccccctgggcagcccccccgggcagcccccccagctcccctactCCGGGTCTTGCCATGTCCCTGGCCGCTCCCACGCTGCCCACAGACAGTCCTTTGATTGTCCGGCCCTCACGTGCTGTGTGGGCTGGGGGCACTGAGCCCAGCTCAGAGCCATGTCATGGGGGTCCATCACATCAGGCCATGGCACAAAGTAACAACAATTAAACGAAGCAAATCAGTCTGTTGCAACAGAGCCCATCTCCCACAGCCTGTCCCACCCTACATCCTGGGGGAGTCTGGGAGCTAAATTTCACAGCAGGCCCCTCTTTCCATAACCAGTCAAACCCAACCCCGTGGATACAAACACCCCCAAAAGGTGAGAATTCAAACCCGGCCCGGATCCACATGTCACCATCTCTGTGATGGCCGGGACCAAGCCATCTCTGAATTGTGTCAAGCAGCACCCAGAGCTGGGCGTGGACCCAACACTGAGCTATAGTGATGAGCGATGGACTCCCATCAGAGCTTCCCGCGGCACCGCGCAGCGCGGTATAGGAGTGGACGGGCAAGAGCCTTCAGtggagctgggggtcggggcaCAGAATTAGTGTAGATCAGGGGCCTTGCAGTTAGGGGAGCGCTAGAGACTTTCCTTTACCTCCCACATTCCCATTGCTCGGTTAACAAGCTAGCGAAATAAGGGCCGGCAGCCACAACGGCAGCCTCCAAGTCCCATCCTGCTTCCAGTGACGCCAATGGCAGAACTTCCAGTGATTTCAaacacctcccagccccctccttcaGATCTGTGACCTGAATACCCAACCATTCTCTTGAACCCTCTCCCTTTTGGGCCTGTTTACATTGCAGATCGACCAGATGTTTGCAGCTTTTCCCCCAGACATCACTGGAAATTTAGACTACAGAAACCTCGTCCACATCATCACACATGGAGAAGAGAAGGATTAAGAACCGGGGTTGCGCTAATTCCTCAGGCACAGTAATGGGGATGGTACCTTGCGACGCTTGCCTCTCCCCGTGGGTTTGGCCTTGCTCCCATTCTTGTCTGTTTTACTATGCAGGAAAATCTTACTGTAACTGGGGAAATGCAGACCTGAATTGTGTCCAAATTAAATGATACATTTTGCAGGAGGAAATCCAGCTGCCTACGTCAATAGTGATAAGGGTCTGTAAAATAGATGCTCTGTCTGGGGCAAACACAACCCTGCAGAGctgcaaggggagggagggagggagggagagtgtgtgtgtgtgtgtgagagtgagagtgagagtgagtgagagagataTCTCCCCCCAGCTGAGGGCTCAGTGAGCCAGATCTAGACACGGTCACCACCAAAAAATCCCTGCGACTGAATTTCTGAGGACGAGACTCGGTTACAGGGAAGGTGGCAAAGGCTTGTCCGAGGTGGGTTGTGCAGCTCGGGCTAGAGTGGCACATGGTGCTGTCCTCCAGTGATACCGTTCTCAGTTTGCAGATATCAAACAGCAGAAGCccagcagggaggaaatgggctCATACTGCGTGGCTCGCTGTCAAACTGCCGCTAATCTAATGGTGCACGGTACATCGCTGGCATTAGTAAACTTCTCTTACTGGCCAGCATACGCAGACCACTaaagcttctctttctctctctgtgatgggGATCATGCAAGGTATGGGGTGCTTAAAAGACAAAATAACTAAGGCTCAGTTGATGGCAATGCAGGGCTACCGTGCCCCCTTTTCCAACAGCTACATGACTACGGCTGTTATGACAAGGTTGCTGCCTTGAGAGCACAAAGACATGCAGTGATTTTACCCTCTCAAACCCACTGGAGCAGGCTCCCTTCATTCACACCCCTCTGGAAAACCCCCGCTTCTGCAAAGCGCACAACACTGCTGTCCCACGTGGCTACGAAACCCTCACCACCCGAAGTGAGAAATCTTTCCAAGCTACCGCCACCTCTCTGGATCTCCCAGGCTAGCAGCCAGGCTGGTTGCTTCCACTTTTGAGCTTTTCTATAGTGATAACAATACCACCTAGTTCTCATACAGAGCTTTTCatgagtagatctcaaagcactttacaaaggagggcagtatccttatccccattttacagatggggaaactgaggcacagagccatggACATGAGTTGCCTAAGGTCACTCATCAGGCCCgtggcagagctaggattagAGCCCAGCTGTCCAGAGTCCCACTCAAATGCTTGATCCTCTCCTGCTCTCTAGTTTCCCCCCTTATGTCTAGTTCTCTGGGATTCTCACCAGTGTTTGTCTACAGACAGAATATTtgttaactgaaaaaaaaaaccacagagatgttaaaaatcatggactagatcctcagctggggtaaatcagctctattgaattcaatggcactctactgatttacaccagccgaggaGCCAGTCCCATATACTAAGAGGTGAGAGGCAGTCACGGGCCAATAGAAGAATCATCTCAGGTCCGAAACACTTGGAAGTGCAGCATCAACTCAGGCCTCCATCCTTTGATTTATTCTGTGGGGACTTTAAACAGGggcctgcctgctctgtgcagaTGTTGAAGAGCCCATGGCAATTTgctcaggcagaggagagggagaagtgAGGTCATGCCCACCTGTGGCCATTAAATGCCCAGGCAGTTAGTGCACCAGCACTTTGCAACACAGAGGACATTAGTCCCAGTGCCGCGGTCAAACTGTTGTGAACTATTGTTAGGCGGCTGCTGCCCTCCTTTCCACCCCAGAAATGGTTGCATTTCACTGTGTGTGATGCCTGCCTATAATCTGTAGAGCTTTGTTTCAAGTTTGTAAAAGGCTTTGGGATCCTGCCGGATGGCAAAGGCTGTTGTAAATACAAGACAGTACTAGCAGTCCAGAGACTTAAAGTTAGCTTTGTTTAAATTAAGCACAGAATCAGATTTTGATTTCTAGTGAATTAAGAACCTATTATTTATACCCAGTGTATTTGCTTTTCCCCGTCTATAAAATTAtccctctcttcttctctttGTCCAGTGAGATCCCACTAGACTTTTCCTTCTCGAAGTTCTCAATAATCAGGCTGCGCAAACTGCCATGGTCCAAAGGCCAATCAACTGTTTCAAAAGAAATTAGGATTATTAGAGGGGAAAAATCTCTCCAGAGCTTCCGTTAAAGTCCTAACGTCACTGCGCTTGCTGCAAACCCGCACTTTTGGATAACTGTATCAGAAGGCTGCTAATACCATCTCATTAATAATATGCAAATCCAGGGGCCCACGGAGTTTCACCCACTCACATTAGTGTTAAATATGGCCCCAGCTCTGCTATTGCATTTCATTCCCACAGCCATCCGAGTATAACGTTTCTAAGTCCCCAGACTGTCAGAAATGTGCCCACTCTAATAAAGCA
The Mauremys mutica isolate MM-2020 ecotype Southern chromosome 16, ASM2049712v1, whole genome shotgun sequence genome window above contains:
- the MYL2 gene encoding myosin regulatory light chain 2, ventricular/cardiac muscle isoform isoform X1 yields the protein MCVVGEALWDLPGWKVLSQRQIWEHQGPCKATPVMAPKKAKKRSEGANSNVFSMFEQTQIQEFKEAFTIMDQNRDGFIDKADLRDTFAAVGRLNVKNEELDEMIKEAPGPINFTVFLSMFGEKLKGADPEETILNAFKVFDPEGKGLKSDYIKEMLMTQGERFSQEEIDQMFAAFPPDITGNLDYRNLVHIITHGEEKD
- the MYL2 gene encoding myosin regulatory light chain 2, ventricular/cardiac muscle isoform isoform X3, which codes for MAPKKAKKRSEGANSNVFSMFEQTQIQEFKEAFTIMDQNRDGFIDKADLRDTFAAVGRLNVKNEELDEMIKEAPGPINFTVFLSMFGEKLKGADPEETILNAFKVFDPEGKGLKSDYIKEMLMTQGERFSQEEIDQMFAAFPPDITGNLDYRNLVHIITHGEEKD
- the MYL2 gene encoding myosin regulatory light chain 2, ventricular/cardiac muscle isoform isoform X2, with protein sequence MFEQTQIQEFKEAFTIMDQNRDGFIDKADLRDTFAAVGRLNVKNEELDEMIKEAPGPINFTVFLSMFGEKLKGADPEETILNAFKVFDPEGKGLKSDYIKEMLMTQGERFSQEEIDQMFAAFPPDITGNLDYRNLVHIITHGEEKD